From bacterium, a single genomic window includes:
- a CDS encoding haloacid dehalogenase type II produces the protein MGPVEWVTFDCYGTLIDWEGGVADALGPFLGGALDRGTVAARYIAAEAEVEHGAYRPYREVLTEASGRLMRHLGHPLPPGREDVLPESLPQWRPFPEVPDALRRLRDGGLRIAILSNVDRDLIQASVRQLGVTPDLVITAEECGSYKPAPAHWEMFGTRAQAGPDRAIHVGASLYHDMIPAGRLGYRTVFINRHGEPVAGVRPTRVLADLALLPQTIGELGAKSMAG, from the coding sequence ATGGGCCCCGTGGAATGGGTCACCTTCGATTGCTACGGCACGCTCATCGACTGGGAAGGCGGCGTGGCCGACGCGCTCGGGCCGTTCCTCGGCGGGGCGCTCGACCGCGGGACGGTGGCCGCCCGGTACATTGCCGCCGAAGCGGAGGTGGAACACGGCGCCTACCGCCCGTACCGTGAGGTGCTGACCGAGGCCAGCGGCCGTCTCATGCGGCACCTCGGTCATCCGCTGCCCCCGGGACGCGAAGATGTGCTTCCGGAATCCCTGCCGCAGTGGCGGCCCTTCCCGGAAGTGCCGGACGCGCTCCGGCGGCTCCGGGACGGCGGCCTTCGAATCGCCATCCTGTCCAACGTCGATCGCGACCTGATCCAGGCATCGGTCCGGCAACTCGGCGTCACGCCCGATCTTGTCATCACCGCCGAGGAATGCGGCAGTTACAAACCCGCACCGGCCCACTGGGAGATGTTCGGTACGCGCGCACAGGCCGGACCGGACCGGGCGATCCACGTCGGGGCCAGCCTCTACCACGACATGATCCCTGCCGGCCGCCTGGGCTACCGAACGGTGTTTATCAACCGCCATGGTGAGCCGGTCGCCGGCGTACGGCCGACGCGCGTGCTGGCGGACCTGGCGTTGCTGCCGCAGACCATCGGCGAACTCGGCGCGAAGTCTATGGCAGGTTGA